A part of Paenibacillus sp. 481 genomic DNA contains:
- the hrcA gene encoding heat-inducible transcriptional repressor HrcA — MLTDRQRMILTAIVDDYIRSAEPVGSRSISKRSDVGFSPATIRNEMSDLEELGFLEQPHTSAGRIPSNKGYRYYVDHLVRSDELPHEEIERLKTMFAEKITAMEEVVQHTASILSQMTNYTSIALGPEMFNASLRHFQLLPLNEETAVAIIVTNTGHVENKTIPIPAGISSAELERVVNLLNTKLVGVPLYKLRSKLYSAIGQEMNDYVSHVEELMNIVEKALVGDDVQREVYLSGATNMLSQPEFQDVDKIKTIWQLLEETPTLIKVVGSAPTGIQVRIGQENSHEAISNCSLITATYTIDGQTLGTIGVLGPTRMEYAKVINTMNLLSGQLALHLPRWYK, encoded by the coding sequence ATGCTGACAGACCGCCAACGCATGATTTTGACAGCTATTGTAGATGATTATATTCGTTCGGCAGAGCCAGTCGGTTCTCGCAGTATTTCGAAGCGTAGCGATGTAGGATTTAGTCCGGCAACGATTCGCAACGAAATGTCGGATTTGGAAGAGCTAGGATTTCTTGAACAGCCGCATACGTCAGCAGGTCGCATTCCTTCAAATAAAGGTTACCGTTATTACGTTGACCATCTTGTTCGTTCAGATGAACTTCCGCATGAAGAGATTGAACGATTAAAGACGATGTTCGCGGAAAAAATAACGGCAATGGAAGAAGTCGTTCAGCATACGGCATCGATTTTATCTCAAATGACGAATTACACGTCGATTGCGCTTGGACCGGAAATGTTTAACGCCTCGCTTCGACATTTTCAGTTGCTGCCATTAAATGAAGAGACGGCTGTAGCGATTATTGTGACTAACACAGGTCACGTCGAGAACAAGACGATCCCGATTCCTGCGGGGATCTCTTCAGCCGAGTTAGAGCGGGTCGTTAATTTGCTCAACACGAAGCTGGTAGGCGTGCCGTTATATAAGCTGCGCTCCAAGTTGTATAGTGCAATCGGGCAAGAAATGAACGACTACGTGTCACATGTCGAAGAGCTGATGAACATTGTAGAGAAGGCGCTAGTCGGCGACGATGTGCAGCGGGAAGTTTATTTAAGTGGTGCGACGAACATGTTGTCGCAGCCAGAATTTCAAGACGTCGATAAGATTAAGACGATTTGGCAGTTGCTTGAAGAAACGCCAACACTCATTAAAGTAGTCGGCTCCGCACCAACAGGTATTCAAGTCCGAATCGGGCAAGAAAATTCCCATGAAGCGATTTCGAATTGCAGCTTAATTACGGCAACGTATACGATTGACGGGCAGACACTGGGTACGATCGGAGTGCTTGGGCCGACTCGGATGGAATACGCGAAAGTGATTAATACGATGAACTTATTGTCGGGACAGTTGGCGCTGCATTTACCGCGCTGGTATAAATAA
- a CDS encoding zinc ribbon domain-containing protein YjdM, which yields MSNLPNCPKCNSEYTYEDGNLLICPECAHEWSLEAEAENNDDNKIIKDANGNVLADGDSVSVIKDLKVKGSSLVVKIGTKVKNIRLVDGDHDIDCKIDGFGAMKLKSEFVKKI from the coding sequence ATGTCTAATTTGCCAAATTGCCCAAAATGTAATTCGGAGTACACGTACGAGGATGGAAATTTGTTGATTTGCCCTGAGTGTGCACACGAGTGGTCTCTAGAAGCTGAAGCTGAAAACAATGATGACAACAAAATCATTAAGGATGCCAATGGTAATGTTTTGGCCGATGGCGATTCTGTCAGCGTCATTAAAGACCTTAAAGTGAAAGGAAGTTCATTGGTCGTAAAAATAGGTACAAAAGTTAAAAATATTCGTTTGGTTGATGGCGATCACGATATTGATTGTAAAATTGATGGTTTCGGTGCGATGAAATTAAAATCGGAGTTTGTTAAAAAAATATAG
- a CDS encoding N-acetyltransferase yields MTAATVLCRKATLDDVEALYNLIYEYAEQGIMLPRSREALARLVVHFVVAEVNGDLVGCGSLCQLGNELVEIRSLGILPGYKGLGIGSKLVELLLEEARNRSLPKVMALTLEAAFFLKNGFHIVDKEIFPEKVWTDCVNCPKRERCDEIAVLKVLY; encoded by the coding sequence ATGACAGCCGCTACAGTCCTATGCAGAAAAGCAACGCTTGATGATGTTGAAGCATTGTATAACTTAATTTATGAATATGCAGAACAGGGCATTATGCTGCCCCGATCTCGTGAGGCATTGGCTCGATTAGTTGTTCATTTTGTTGTAGCAGAAGTGAATGGTGATCTTGTGGGGTGCGGCTCGTTGTGCCAGCTAGGAAATGAGCTCGTCGAAATCCGATCCCTTGGCATTTTGCCAGGATATAAAGGGTTAGGAATTGGCTCGAAGCTGGTGGAATTGCTGCTAGAGGAGGCAAGAAATCGTTCGCTGCCTAAGGTGATGGCGCTAACATTAGAAGCTGCTTTTTTTCTAAAAAACGGCTTTCATATTGTCGATAAAGAAATATTTCCAGAAAAAGTATGGACGGATTGTGTGAATTGCCCTAAACGGGAACGTTGTGATGAAATCGCGGTTTTGAAAGTGTTGTATTAA